From the genome of Tenrec ecaudatus isolate mTenEca1 chromosome 1, mTenEca1.hap1, whole genome shotgun sequence:
GGGAGGACTGGCAGATACACTGCAGGATGCCAAGTTAAGTTTGAATTTCTGAAAAACAAATACTGTGCCAAAGTATGCTTGTATGTATTAAAATTGGTCACTATCAGAGTGCTAATTTACCTGGGTGGCctttttcagagaaaaaaatttaTTCTCAAAATTAGACAGCCCCTGTGGTGATTCCCTCTCCtctccaaaagccaaactcactgccatcgagtcaattccaactcacaggtaccctagaggacagggtagaactgcccctgtgggattgaaagtgtaattctttatggcaatagttctcaacctatgggtcgcgaccctgttgggggtcaaacgaccttttcccaggagtcgcccgattcataacagttgcaaaattgcaattctgaagtagcaatgaaaataatttcatggttggggggcttcacaacatgaggaactgtatgaaagggtcgcggcattaggaaggttgacaaccactgctctaagtgTATGCAGATGAGGTTGCAAGGAGTCCGTCAGTGGGGAAAGTGGCCTCTTTGGTGCTTCATGGAATTCTGTGTGTTCAATTCTTTATTGAAATGATTTTAATGCAAAACTGAGAACGTATCAAAAATCAGCAACCCTGACACTTGTAGGTTGAGCTCTTTGCTAGGTAACATGATggggttaaaaaaaattatgatcTGATTAAATCTGGTAAGAAGTTCCTTCacacaaccccaccccccaaatcagGATTATTCATTTGGAATGTGGACTTCAATGTAATATTTCTCACAGTGCTTCTTGACCTTAGAGTTTATTGGAACTTAAGACTTTAGCAAACTGGCATAAATTATGTAAATTTTCTTCGTTAAAGCACATAGAAAGGAATTGAAAGTCACTGCTTATGGGGTGCCTGGTCACTTTGACAGTGCTGGTTCAGTGGGGTTTAGTCTCTAGGAGATTGTGCTTACTGTTCTAGCATTTACCCAGAAGGGAAGAGATGGCATCCTTTTAGGCTGCTCCTAGAAGCCAAACAAGCCCTTCCCTTCAGCAACATTAGGGTTCTGCTGCGATGGAAAGATGCAGCCATAAACCTGTGGTCAGGAGATCTGACTTTGCATTCCATTTCAGCCTCCTCCTGGACACATGAAATGGGCCAGGCATCCCCTCTGTCTTCCCTCCCTATGTTTCTAAAGCAGTCTCTGGGAGACAGTAGGTACGTATTCAGTGAACAGTCAAATCCGCATCTTTAATCACGTGAAGTCTCATCCTTAGGAAGTTGGCAGAAGATGCCTGAGCCTAGGCAGAAGATGCCTGGTTTACCTTGGCAGAAGGAGAGGAGAACATGGCAGGCTGATCATGAGCAGGCTGAGTGGAAAGGGAAGCCCATCAAACAGTGAGAATGCAAATGAAACTTTGAAATTGTGCCTTCCTTGAGGTGAAATCTATAAGGAGCTGGCCGAGAGAGTAGAAAGAGTCAATTGATGGAAAAACCTTCCATCCCAAGAGATGTTCCtgggagggagccccagccctattggtcccactgcaccaccaggtcccAGGAAGACACCTCCACTGACCGAGAAGAGTGGATTCACATTCTGTTGACTCAAGGTTCTCTTATGTGCTGAAGGGAAGCTGCATGGTTTGTTCAACCCTAGCCCCTCCTAAGAAGAAAAGCCAAAGGGTCGGCCATGGAAAACCCCAAGGAACATAGTTCTACCGACACCCAGGATCACCTTGTGGTGCGGTTGACCaccagcaactggtttggtttggtttccacTTTCATGTGATTAACATTCCATTTGTACTTTTCCTTTTAGAGAAGAGACAGTTGCCAAACTACACTGCAAAGCCGACTGTGACTTCAATTCAGAACAAACCCCTTATCCTAGCATGGCCTACCTCACCCTACCCCCAGCCCCGCCTCCGTCTCCAGCCAAGGAGTCCACCGACTCCGAAGCACAGAACTCCAGATAATTGCTCCGACGACTGTCGTAGAAGATCTTGGTCCTTTCTTGTTTCTAACTTCTCTTGAACCCCCTGCTGGGCATTGGTCATCTTCACACGTacagtgttttctgtttttcaagcTTAGCCTATGCTCAGTATATATCTGATTGTTAATTTCTGCTCTATTAGGACACGTGTCAGACAGGATCCATTATTATTGAATTAAAGGCAAGGATTGGAGCTTGTTGTTTGTTATTAATTGCACAGGAATGAGAAGTGGGCCTTTGCGTCCTTAGTCCTTCGGCTACAGGTTCATGGTCCAGAGGAACCTGAAGTTTTTGCATTTTCAAAACCCAGCCCTAGACACTGCAGATGGATGGCTCTTTTAGATGAGTGTAGCTGAGGCTCACCCCCACACACTGTGCGGGTGGCAGGGCGGCTGGTTGGACACATAGGGACAGTGCCTTCATCAGTTTCCCTCTGAGATTGAAGTGATTTTCAGACCTTGTTTGAGAAGAAACCCTTATGTAAAAAATAGCCAAGTGAAGGATGAGCTAGTTGGGGAGAAGGGTGGGTATTGTTTGGGTTACCATATAGACCTCTTCATCTGACCCCCAAGAACATCTCATGGCTTTTAGGCATCTTCTGAAGAGCGTGAAAGCCTTGCCAATGTCGAAGTTCAAACATACGTATGTGGGAAATACCCTTACATGTCATCTCTGTCTTATCCGTGTCCCCACAGAGTCCTGTGGGTATGCTCTAGGGCTGTCTTACGAATGTGGTCCTGCTCCCTGTGGGTGTGAGATCGGACTCCTCACCTGTGGTCTCAGCAGCCCGGGATGTTGGGGGTGGGCCAGTGCTGAGCAGCTCTGACTGCTAGCTGGGTGCTCAAGCATCAGGGCATCACCACAGCCTCAGGTGAGGAAACAGCTGCACTGTCCagtagggcatcccctagccacATGCGGCTCCTGAATTTACAAAAATACCGTTCCATGTCTACGATGCACTAGCCACATCTCAAGTGCTCTGTCGCTACTCGTGACTAGTGGTTACCTATTGGACAACACATCTTGAATGTGCCCATCACTGCAGAAAATTCTATTAATGCGGAAACAGGTTAAATTGTTCAAGGTCTCACAGTCAGCAAAGGGTAGCATCAAGGAGGTGGAAGGGGGGAAAGGATGGATTCCTGAGGTCATGCTATTTCCCACTTGGCTTTCCATCAAGTTCCCGATgctctttctgtttttttgttcAGTAAGTGTTACATCCGTCCTGTGTGTGCTGAGCATTACTGTGCTGTtaccaggtgccatcaagttggttccaactcacaatcacctcatgtacaacagaacgaagcaccgcGTGGTCCAGCCCTAGCCCCATCCTTGTTATGTTGGAGCCGGTGTGGCGGcctctgggtcagtccatctcattgaggttcCTCCtcctttgttgcccttctactttacgaagtacggtgtccttttccagagtcTGAGCTCTTCTGCTAAGATGTCCCAAATACATGAAATGGAGTTttgtcttctaaggagcattctggttgtacttcttcaagacaagatttgtttgttcttttgtcattaTTCTAGTGATATAGATAGATCACTAAACAAACCAATCAATTCTAGCTCTCATGGACTGACAATGGATAAGCACAATTTAAAAGTAGATAATTGTATATCAGTAGATGGTAATAATAGAAATTCTACAATAATAGAAGAATGGAGATTAGTGCCATAGGAAGCAGTAGGTAGGTTGTAATTTTAAAAGGGGCAATCTGGGTAGTCCTCATGAAAAAGGAGACAGTTCGTTCCGCAGACTTGCAGATGGTGATGGAGTTTGTTTTTATGGGTATCAGGACACAGGGAAGGGGCAATCCATGTCCCTTAAGGCAGAAGTGTGTCTGGTGTGTTGGAGAGAAAGCAAAAACTGCAGAGAGAATTGGCTAGAGAGAGCAGAGAGAATTGACACTAGGAGGAGATGAAATCATGGTGGGAAAGAGCAGATCAGGTAGGGCGTTGACTCGCCTTGGAGTGAGGTGGAAAGCCATGGTGGGCAGTCAGGTGATCTGAATTGTGTTTGGGatgttctgtgctgaaaatagGTTGGTTGGAGGTGGGGACAGAAGCATGTCAGAGGCCATTGAAGTCATCCAGGGAAAAGTCAACCAGGGTAGGAGCAATAGAGATGTTTAGAAATGTTTCATTACTTTCTGGCTATGTGTATTTGAAAAAGGATTTGCTGATGTAATTACACTGGAGCAACTACAAGTATAGAGTTTCCTTTAGATTCAAAAAGAATACATTTGGTCCCCAGTGAGGAAACAATCACATGTCTTACCTCCTGTCCTAGCCCCAGAACCTGAAAAGGTGAACCCACTGGGgctggctgggggaggggaggagaacctGTTCCAGAAGGAACTGTCTGAGGGGTTCATGGGATCCATGCACACAGGCCAGGAAAGAGGGGAGAGCCCCCATTGAGAACAAACTGTTACAGGTGATGAAGAGGAAGAGAAATTCttggagcagagaggaaggacAAACTACCTTTAACCAGTAGGAACCAGCTCTTGATGTCCAGAAGCACACAAATGATTGGCATCTGTTTGTCTAAATAAAGCCATTCTCTtccctaaaaaacaaacaaacaaaaaaaagaatacatttgGTCTGTTAGCAGGTATGAGGTGGGGAAACGCCGGTTTTCATATTTTAATTGTATGCTACACCTAATAGACTGCTAGGTGGAAATGTCCAGTGGGAAACTATCAATGAATCAAGCTCAAGGTTGGAGATAGAAATTTGGGGGAGATTAGTATTTCATGGTATCCAAAGCCATGAGACCAGGTGAGACCACCAGGGCAATAAATTGATAACCTGAACTCTGGGGCCCTCAAGCTTTACATTTCTGGGCCTCAAAAGAGGAACCAGCAAACAGTAACAGTAAGAGGAACAATGATATAAAGACTAGAACCTGCTGGGAGCTACTTGAAGCGTTCTCTCTTCCTTTGTTCCCCCTTCCTGCACAAGCATCTTCCATCCTCAGCCTAGAAGTGatggaatgaaagaaaaaaaatcgtgGGCAGGGCAATGCAAGCCAAATTTGCGGTGTGTGTGTAACCACTAATTCTATCACCCAAAGGTGTACTTCTACCTGGTACTTGTCTTTCTTTGTAAACTTTTGGTTGTGATGGAAAAGGGAGTCTCAAAAGGGAACCTTAGGGGAAGATCTGCACAGCAAATCCATTTTTAGTTCCAGAAACCATACACATGTTGTTTCACGCCATTCATTGTCACCCCAACCATGTGGCCCCACTTCTCTGACTTTCTCCCTCTGCTTCCCGTGTTCTTTCCTCCTCCTGCCCTAACCCTTGTGAGCGTCAAGGCTGTGCTGTTGACCTCAAATGGTTCGCTCTGCCTTATTCTCAGGTGTGCAGTGCCCTAGTGTTACTGTCCCTGCACAGACCTGCCCATTGTTGGGTTGAAAATGGAGCGATGGGGGTTCAGCTCCGGACTCGAAGGGTAGTCTGGGGGTCCTGCCAGCCTCTATGTGGCCCTAAGCCCGGTCTCTCttaggattttgagttttgttacacatccccacacacacacacacacacacacacacacacacacacacacacacacacactacccagGACCTTCTACGATGACCTCTTACAGAGTAtgtggtagtggtagccaggtaccCTCTTGTTCCTCTAGTCTCAAGGTCATTGAGGCTGATGTTCCTGTGGCCCATTTGCCCATTGAACTAATTTTCTCCTCCATAGTTCTTCATTCTTCGAGATTGGGGAAGAGCAATAGTTACACCATCCATGGCTACTCATTAGCTTTTATGACGTACCAGGTACTTTTTGTGTAAGCACTTTGGCAGTTAAAGATACTTACCAGAGGGAATGAGTTCATGCACTGTCTCTCCTGTGCTTTTCATTCTTTCACAGTTACCTATCAGTGGGAGAGAGTGGTAATACCTGATGGAGAACCATTTGAGGCCtctaccaaggagccctggtcacaTAGTGGGATtggtttgggctgctaattgtagggttggcagttcaaacccaccaacccctccttgagagaaagatgaggctttcataaAGGTTTACCATCTCGAAAACCCAATATGATGgccttgggtttggtttggtcagGGCCAGTATTTCTAGGAACCTCAGTggtactgtgggttaggtgttgggctactaactacaagatcagcagttcaaatacaccagtcaCTTCATACAAAAAAGATGAGGTTGCTTCTATGAAGATTaccagtctcagacaccctatgtaaggttggtatgagtcaaaatggactcactgGTAGTGGGCTTTGTTATTTAGTTTGGCCAAGGTTTCAGAGTCCTTGGCTGGTACAAAAGATCAACAGAGTCAAGTGTCAGTCTCTGACAACTGCAGCATCCATAGCCACAATTATACAGCAATAATATATACAGATCCTAGTAAAGTCATAAAAGATAAGAGAGATAGGcgtgagagtaaaataaaggagtcagacacatttcaccagaacatgctcacctctgggatggccatgatctcattGCCAGAATATATTAGAGTATATTTCTAATCATAGGTTAAGTACACTGAGGGGCTGTGCaagcccctgattacaggtaaccacctactgtaacaggaaggggctgttcaACAGGCATATatgcatgacaggaaggggatgagctaggggtatacTCGCAATAGGAAGGAGAGGGACTAGAGgtaacatgtgacaagatgggcatatcctagattcaagatggcagcctaactttggactaGCTTGAGTTGGCTTAACCTTTCTCTGGGCTcctcttcaggggaacaatccactatccttatcagcagggagtgggccccacctatggtgggacagacaatagggtctgattgccctAAATGGCTGATATcctcagggagataacctctATGCAGCTGACATTGACCtccagtgtacagtcatttaccatgtgtagcaagcatatATTTAGGGGGACAACCTGGGGGAAAacccttctgtatcccacactgCCTGAACAGTTAGAGGCTTCTTGAGGTTCTCCCACCACCCACTCCCGCCCCAGGGGTGCCTCAGACAAGAGGCCTggttatctacttccaaaaaaatcaGTCACTATAAACCCTGTGGTGTGAAATTCCGACCACATGGGGTTGTCCTTGtcgtgagttggagtcaactcaatggcaactggtttgggtcTTGCTTCTCATCCTCTCCCAAGTCGCTCATGGTTTTTGCCTAAATGGGTGTGGAAGTGTTCGCTCCCTCTTGTGGGAGAAATACTTCGTGTGTAAAAGAATTCACTCCAAAGCCTGAATTGTGaggcaagtgagttttatgaaagaagtttcaggtttacacaagcACCCTCAGGGCACCCccctgtgagagagagagagagagagagaaaacaccactcccccaccactccccaccccccacccccccaccactccccaccacccaccaacccccaccaccaccccccacccacccccacccccaccaccccctgctGACAAGCTGCTCAAGAGAGAAAAAAGACTGGTGGTGGGCTCTGGATCCCACCTTTTTAGTTGCTATGCTGGGGGCGTGGTCGATGatcctggttgaccccattggctgaattgaattcacctagcccaggtgggccaatccactTGTCATGTCCACCTagatgtaccaccccttcctggccagaagcttgaacctctgagcatgtgcaatgGACACCCTAGTCCCTgcgctagctacctaacagaagcggggtgggaggagggcagggatAGTTTTCAGCCCTGTCTTGGACtttcttttcttgtttaatcattttattgggtttttttacagctcttatcaccatacataaatatattgtatcaagcacatttgtacatatgttgccatcgtcattttcaaaacagtttctttctacttgagccctttgatagtttgtaatttttttcatgtctaacactgaccactgtctcccttcacccacttttctgtagtccatctccttggggcTCTGACTTTCAAGAGCTCTGCCATTAGTCCTGGTCCCGTTTAATGAGCTTGCATTAATATCGAAAGCTAACAGGCgtaggcgggggaaaggaatgaAGGCGAGGTATATAAAACAAGACTGACTGATACCAATAACTGTGAATTAATTGTACTTTGGGGCTCATTCTACTTTGGGGAATGTTTAAATGGTTTCACAATAAAAACTAAAAAGTAACAAATTGTGCAGCAAAGTGCCTAGACTCTCCCATCCCTGAGATCTGAGTAAAATCTGGAGAATCAAGGGAACTTCTGAGAGAAATAGAGAACTTAACTGCCAGAGAATTCCTACCAGGCAGTCCAGGGCCAGGGAGGTGAAGGCACAAGAGGTGTTTGTGCTTGCTTCCGGGGAAAGCTCCTGATGGTGGGAAAGTGGAGAGAAGTGGCCCCGCACCTGcaggaggcagcaacagcagcagaatgAAAGCGgtctctaggccagtggttcgcaacctcccttgatacagttcctcatgtggcggtgacccccagccacaaagttattttcgttgctacttcatcactgtcattttgctcctgttatgaatcgggtgaccctgtgaaagggtccttcaaccccccccaaaggggtcgcgacccacaggttgagaaccatttgtCTAGGATGAGAGGACTGTTTCCTAAGGTGTCAGCAAGCTCCCGAGAAGTTGATCCTGGAACAAGCTAGGAAAAGCTGCAGGCCTGGCAAGTCTGATCATCCAAGCACAGAGGAAGCCCAGCTTCAAAGTGACGATGGAGATATATTAGGCAGCAGAAGATGCTGGGATCTGCACTAGTGACAAGAAATGGACTCTGACTGACGCGTTCTTCTACTGTGCCAGCACTCCCTGCGAGCCCCTGACTCTCATCCTTCCCTGGCacagatgtcaccttgaggagaATCTACCAACAACACACCCAGGGCTCGGAGTCTCAGGTGAACTGACAaggtggaaggcttctgattgcgagactccatggcagtgcaagGTAGAAGCCCAGTTCAGTGATACAAGAAAATAATGCTGTACAGATTGATCCCCTGTGGTTGTGGGATTTACACCTATGGCCAAAGGGGAGCATGGAAGTGAAGCttgtgtggagagagggggagtcgGGGTAAGATGAAATGGTCGTTCTGGGAGGGTCAAGGATCCCAGGGGGCAGGAGTGTGAAGGTTTGGATTCCAGGACTTTGTTTGATGTCCTATCCTGGGCAGTACTTCAAAAACCAGGCTCAGCatctcagtcacacacacacacacacacacacacacacacacacacacacaccccaccccatcccacccccctaGCCTTTACAATCACATTTCCCAAGCTGAAGTCATTCTCCGATGGCTCAAATGCACATTCCTCTTTTGTGCAAAGAATCTACTGAGTTCAAAGATAGATTTTTATAAGATAATTTTATTCCACAGCCATGTATTATAGAATACTCAACTGGGCCCTCCCGGGAGCATTAGAAGCCAAATATAATAAACTCATCTTAAGTACttggatttattattattatttttttaatctgtgaTCCTTCACAAAGCAATAGCAGTCAGCTGCGCCTGGGGAAGAAGAGCCAGGGAAATTCTTTAGCATGACAGTGTAACCGAGAATGGGGACAATGTCCATGCATTGGTTTAAAGATAGTGCTGAAGTTCTTGGATGTTTTACTGGACCACAAGAGTGGTTTCTCTTCTGTTCCTGTGTTGTGTCTTTCTGTCAGCACTTCCATAGCACAAGCGAGAAGCTCCGGGGATGCCCTGGATTCCTGGCAGGGCAGCCTGCCTTTCCCAAACTCTTTTCCACACAGGCCCTTCTTCAGCCATTGAGGGCCACTTAGTAAAAGCTCTGTGGTTTTCATGAAGAAACAACTAGCTATTATATAGCATTTCCCTCAACGCACTAGAAGATTTAAATTGTTTCAGTTCAACGTCTGCTTCAAAGCGGGTGGAAGAAAAGACTAGCTAGTATGATAGGAGACGGTCTACACGCCCAGAAGGCGATTCTTAGAAGGCAGTCCTGCACGACGACAGTGCACCCTCTTGCGGGTTGATGAAAGCTTCGGAAGCCCAGAACAGCAGGATGGGGGTTGGATGGCCTGCTTCCCCCCCAGCCTCTGAACGCCATCTCCTTGGGCCTTTCCTGGTCCATCCTGGGGGCTCTTCACAGGGCAGCGAGCCTGACGTCATAGGTGACCATGTTGAAGTTGTCCCAGGCAAAGAGCTTCCTCTCCCGGGGGTTGTAGTCAACCATGCTGCTGTACTGGTACTGGTTCTTGAACGGGATGCTCAGGGCCTTGCTACCGCCCGAGCCCGTGTCGTAGGCAAAGTTGACCGTGGCGTCAGCTGACGAGTAGCTGCTGACGGTGTACAAGGTGCCACAGATGACGAAGGCGTTGGCGACCGATCGCTTGCGGATGTTCGTCTCCCAGCtctgctccagctccaggctctCCGGGTTCAGCTTGGAAAGGACAATGGCGCCTTTGGCATCCTCCGTGCTGTAGATGGCCCAGAGACCCGACTCATCCACCGCCAGGTCAATGTCTGTGTAGCCGCCCCAGGAGTATGGGAACTGCCCGTGGTAGCCGGCTCCAGGGAGGTCCTTCTGGGCCCGCACGGTCTCGGTGCTCAGCTCGTACCGGATCACGGCCCGGGAGCCGGCCCGCTGGAAATAGAGGCTGCCCGCCAGCACCGCAGCGCCCGTGCTCTCCAGGGGTGTGGGCAGCACGTGCACTTTGGAAGGGTGGCCCCGCGCGAACTGGCTGATGCGGTCGTACTCAAACACCTGGCGGATGTCGGTGCCCACCGTGTCCACTCTCCATGTCGTCTCCTGCGTGTAAGGGTAGCGGGGCTTGGGGTCTCGCATCCACACGCCGTACTTGCCATTGATGGCTTCAGCTGTTCTCACGGTGACAGGCTCTCCTATCCAAACCAGCTCTCCACATCCTggtgaagtgggggggggggggggaaggggtggaAACAATTTATCTCTAgagtacatatgtgtgtgtgtgtgtgtgtgtccacagtCTTCCAAATTACAGAGCGATAACACCAATGCATGGCAGAACCAGGAGAAACCAAGAACCCCTTCTAGGTTTAAATACAATTTTTGCCACCAATGGTGGTGTGACTTTCAAAACTTACTTGGCTCTCTAAGGCTTGCTTTTCTCGTTTGTGAAGGGAGCTAAGAATAACATTTATGGCCTTCTGGCTGTTGTAAGGATTCCTTGTGATTATAGGAGGGGGTTCAAAAAGTCCGTGGAAAAAtcgaatgaaaagatcatggcatTTCTCAGTGGACTTTTGAAAGCCCCTCACAATGATCAATAGCAGGCCctagtggttcagtggtagacgcCTCATGCTCCATGTGGGAGACCAGGGCTCTATGTGGAAAGACCTGGCATGATTCTTCTGAGGAAAACTGACCTGTGGAAACCTCATGGCTATCAGAGGAACACCATCTGATCTGGTGTTGGAATATGAGCCCCTCAgatcagaaagcattaaaaatataGATGGAAAAGGGCTATGTCCTCAAAATAGAGTTGGCATTAATGGTGAGGGTAGAGCAAAGCTATGGggcctttatttgctgatgtggcatggcTCAGAATTAGAAGGAAATGCTGTAAACAATCCAGTAGTAATCCGAATGtgcaatgtacaaagtatgaatcagggaagaattgaagtcatgaaaaACGGAGTAGAAAGCATAAAGATTTGATGGCCTAGTGAGCCGAAGGGGATGGGCATTTTGCATCAGACCTTCTTCCAGTTTTCCATGCCCAGAATGACAAgttaaaagggggtggggagtgatgaaatccccgaggaatacaaaaaatagactttggagacagagtgtggcaccccatcactcGAAAACCCTTATAAagcccaacaaacagacctggaactatttataggcttttccatttttgtcagaggctttctttttgttagtattttgttggtcttgacttcctttgttgttttctgtggctttgcctggttttggcacttattaatgtctctgcttgtctatctagataagataggtgagataaacaattTGGCAATAAAAAGAACGGGACCTGTGGTGCTGGGGGGATGTGGGAGAAATGAAGGGGGTGCGggcaccaacccagggacaaaggaactataagtgaactaaaatcaatagcGAGAAGGgcttaggatgcctagtggggttcaatcaagggcaatgtagcagtgaggaattactaaacctgagggaaggtcgaacatgatggtgggactagaggaaagtaaagggaaatagaggaaagaaccaggaggcaaaagacatttatagaggtctaaatattggcatgtacatatgtagaaatatttaTATAGGACAAGAGGGGAACAGAACTATGTActaatatctatatatatatattaagaattaaggttgcaggtggacattgggccacaactcaagtactccatcaacacaagaacactttgttctaatactcctgcattctgtaatgctcacctccctgacacgatcactgaagacaaaatgggtgcataagcaaatgtgaagaaagctgatggtgcctggctatcaaaagaaatagcgtctggggtcttaattgaAAAatcgaaagaaaaaaatgaaaacaaaatccaatgccatcaaatgaatcctgactcatagagagcctgcatagtgtttccaaggcctGCTAGATTTTATGGGAGTTTCAAGGCGGTGACTTACTGAACATGTCTCATAGCCAAATTC
Proteins encoded in this window:
- the MYOC gene encoding myocilin, whose translation is MPAAQLLLLLAYVPWSAGARTAQLLKANDQSGRCQYTFSVASSHESSCPEPGQAMSAIQDLQRDSSAQRADLEAAKVRLNSLENLLQQLTGAQPAGTQDHDQEMQRELGTLCRERDQLETQARELETAHSNLLRDKSVLEEEKRHLRQENEDLVRRLETSSQEVASLRRSQWPQAPDASQDTPQGSREVSKWNLGFQELKSELTEVSASRIPKEHPSGHLRNEERNTGCGELVWIGEPVTVRTAEAINGKYGVWMRDPKPRYPYTQETTWRVDTVGTDIRQVFEYDRISQFARGHPSKVHVLPTPLESTGAAVLAGSLYFQRAGSRAVIRYELSTETVRAQKDLPGAGYHGQFPYSWGGYTDIDLAVDESGLWAIYSTEDAKGAIVLSKLNPESLELEQSWETNIRKRSVANAFVICGTLYTVSSYSSADATVNFAYDTGSGGSKALSIPFKNQYQYSSMVDYNPRERKLFAWDNFNMVTYDVRLAAL